In Zobellia roscoffensis, the following are encoded in one genomic region:
- a CDS encoding DUF1501 domain-containing protein yields MCDTHTTDPHKGLEHEGHDQEHKSWSRRSFLQALGIAGSGSMMLGSNMLTASAPSPLTAAIAGTETDNILILIRLSGGNDGLSTVIPINQFDSYANARPNIYVPESKVLKLTDEYGIPSYMKSLEPRWAEGQFKAVHGVGYEGQSLSHFTGSDVFANTDLTSTGFSGLNTGWMGRHFEECYPDYLISPPPAPAAIQIGQFGSLVFQGDETNYAFVTSNVEQLEEIAESGVRYGLEQELFNDCMYGDQLRFLRGVANTTYEYSGVIHEAWERGSNDVEYQKNSFARQLALLARLIKGNLGTKVYMISMGGFDTHGNQPLAHERLMSNLSIAIDNFYEDLAYTEQDNNVLSMTFSEFGRRIFENGSNGTDHGKAAPTLFFGPGLQGSAFVGEHPTLDNPDGRGNLEYTMDFRDLYATVLAEWLCVPIPLVEQHLLGHTYAPVNLGFNCSGTDFPDIVYSDGEPTIPTSPDGGLTDKPVIPNNEQLNSIVHKPFYPTENSPHIYLEMPVTAHVDIQLFNIIGQKVGTISNAIMSEGVNEINIKDRIPGHLAAGKYIYRIQVQQHKMSKSVMVA; encoded by the coding sequence ATGTGCGATACTCACACCACAGACCCCCATAAAGGCCTAGAACACGAAGGTCACGATCAAGAACATAAATCTTGGAGCAGACGCTCATTTTTACAAGCACTGGGCATAGCAGGTTCTGGTTCAATGATGTTAGGCAGTAACATGCTTACTGCATCTGCACCATCCCCTTTAACAGCAGCTATTGCCGGTACAGAAACTGATAATATTTTAATATTAATCCGCCTTTCCGGTGGTAATGATGGACTTAGTACGGTTATACCGATCAATCAATTCGATTCGTATGCCAATGCTAGACCTAACATTTATGTTCCCGAGAGCAAAGTTTTAAAACTAACGGATGAATACGGCATACCTTCTTACATGAAGTCATTAGAACCTCGGTGGGCCGAAGGTCAGTTTAAAGCCGTTCATGGTGTTGGTTACGAAGGCCAAAGTCTATCTCATTTTACAGGGTCAGACGTTTTTGCCAACACAGATTTAACTTCCACTGGTTTCAGCGGACTTAACACAGGTTGGATGGGAAGACATTTTGAAGAATGTTATCCAGATTACTTAATTTCTCCACCACCCGCTCCAGCGGCCATTCAGATTGGTCAGTTCGGAAGTTTGGTTTTCCAAGGAGACGAAACTAATTATGCATTTGTAACCTCCAATGTGGAGCAACTTGAAGAAATAGCAGAGTCCGGCGTACGTTATGGTCTTGAACAAGAATTGTTTAACGACTGTATGTATGGTGACCAATTAAGATTTTTAAGAGGAGTAGCTAATACCACCTACGAATATTCTGGTGTTATCCACGAAGCTTGGGAAAGAGGTTCAAACGATGTAGAATATCAGAAAAACAGCTTTGCAAGACAATTAGCCCTATTGGCCCGTTTGATTAAAGGAAATTTGGGCACAAAAGTGTATATGATTTCCATGGGTGGTTTTGATACGCATGGTAACCAACCTTTGGCACATGAGCGTTTAATGAGCAACCTTTCTATTGCCATTGACAATTTTTACGAAGATTTAGCATACACAGAACAAGACAACAATGTACTTAGCATGACGTTCTCCGAGTTTGGAAGACGAATTTTTGAGAATGGTTCTAACGGTACGGATCACGGTAAAGCGGCACCTACCCTATTTTTTGGGCCCGGTTTACAAGGCAGTGCGTTTGTAGGCGAACATCCTACACTAGACAATCCGGATGGAAGAGGAAACCTGGAATACACTATGGATTTTAGAGATTTATACGCCACCGTTTTGGCAGAATGGCTCTGTGTACCCATACCCTTAGTAGAACAACATTTACTAGGCCATACCTATGCTCCGGTTAATCTAGGATTTAATTGTAGTGGAACCGATTTCCCCGATATTGTATATAGTGATGGAGAACCAACAATTCCTACCTCACCAGATGGTGGACTTACGGATAAACCTGTAATACCGAATAATGAGCAATTAAACTCTATTGTTCATAAACCATTTTACCCTACTGAAAACTCGCCACATATCTATTTGGAAATGCCCGTTACGGCCCATGTAGATATTCAGCTTTTCAATATTATCGGACAGAAAGTAGGTACAATAAGTAATGCCATCATGTCCGAAGGTGTAAATGAGATTAATATTAAAGATAGAATACCAGGACATTTGGCGGCTGGCAAGTATATCTATCGCATTCAAGTACAACAGCACAAAATGAGCAAATCGGTTATGGTTGCATAA
- a CDS encoding acetylxylan esterase, with protein MKLKTCFGLAATILLCLNLSAQPSKELVNVIVTPDHTDWTYRVGERAEFSITVLRNNVPIENISINYTVETDPGYRSVKIWDEGKLTLKNGVAKVKSDKFNKPGFLRCTAKVIIDGKEYSSYATAGFSPEKIKVTTTLPSDFETFWNKGKEELAAIPMNAVMTLMPERSTDKVDVYHVRLDNIKGKIYGILCTPKKEGKYPAILHVPGAGIRPYYGEVDEAAQGFVTFTIGIHGIPVNLDQQVYDDLRAGALSNYNTINLDDKDQAYYRRVYLGCIRAVDFLESVSNFNGEDIAVTGGSQGGALSIVTAGLDDRIDYLAAFYPALSDLTGFLHGRAGGWPQLFIDDFTNKPEKIAVSKYYDVANFSRFVKAEGWYSWGYNDNVCPPASTYAAYNLIPAKKELHIFQETRHWTFPEQHELKNEWLFSKLRN; from the coding sequence ATGAAACTGAAAACCTGCTTTGGCCTAGCGGCTACCATTCTTCTGTGCTTAAATCTAAGTGCTCAACCCAGCAAAGAACTCGTAAATGTAATCGTAACTCCCGACCATACCGACTGGACCTATAGGGTTGGCGAACGAGCTGAATTCTCAATTACCGTGTTACGCAACAACGTTCCTATAGAGAATATCAGCATCAACTATACAGTTGAAACCGACCCTGGTTACCGTTCCGTAAAAATTTGGGACGAAGGAAAATTGACTCTAAAAAATGGCGTTGCAAAAGTAAAATCAGATAAATTTAATAAACCTGGTTTTCTTCGCTGTACTGCAAAAGTTATTATAGATGGCAAAGAATATAGTTCCTACGCAACAGCAGGCTTTTCACCCGAAAAAATAAAAGTCACTACAACATTACCTTCTGACTTTGAAACTTTCTGGAATAAAGGAAAAGAAGAACTTGCAGCTATACCCATGAATGCGGTTATGACATTAATGCCGGAACGTTCCACGGACAAGGTAGATGTGTACCACGTACGGTTGGATAATATAAAAGGAAAAATCTACGGCATACTCTGCACCCCCAAAAAAGAAGGGAAATACCCCGCTATTTTACATGTGCCCGGTGCAGGTATCAGACCTTATTACGGAGAGGTAGATGAAGCGGCTCAAGGTTTCGTAACCTTCACTATTGGCATCCATGGTATTCCTGTAAATCTTGACCAACAAGTTTATGATGATCTAAGGGCGGGCGCCTTAAGTAATTACAATACAATTAATCTGGATGATAAAGACCAAGCGTATTATCGTAGGGTATATCTTGGTTGCATTCGCGCAGTAGATTTTTTAGAAAGTGTATCCAATTTTAATGGCGAGGACATTGCCGTTACAGGCGGCAGTCAAGGTGGTGCGCTATCCATTGTAACTGCCGGACTGGATGACCGCATTGATTATTTAGCAGCGTTCTACCCTGCTTTGAGCGACCTAACTGGTTTTCTACATGGTCGTGCCGGAGGTTGGCCACAGCTATTTATTGACGATTTCACTAATAAACCAGAGAAAATAGCAGTATCAAAGTACTATGATGTAGCTAATTTTTCACGCTTTGTTAAAGCGGAAGGTTGGTACAGCTGGGGTTACAATGATAATGTTTGTCCGCCTGCCTCTACTTATGCCGCTTACAACCTAATTCCCGCTAAAAAAGAATTGCACATTTTTCAAGAAACCCGTCATTGGACCTTTCCTGAGCAACACGAACTAAAAAATGAATGGCTTTTTTCAAAGTTAAGGAACTAG
- a CDS encoding YraN family protein has protein sequence MGKHNEFGKEGEKLAADFLLENGYEIHCKNYRYLKAEIDIIAQKEDILAIVEVRARSNDQIIPIAETITPKKIKLLVSAADQYITENDLDIEVRFDVITILKNRKIFKIEHLESAFYHF, from the coding sequence ATGGGAAAACATAACGAATTTGGCAAAGAAGGAGAGAAACTGGCTGCCGACTTTTTGCTTGAGAATGGATATGAAATTCATTGTAAAAATTATCGTTATTTAAAGGCAGAAATAGATATCATAGCTCAAAAGGAAGATATATTGGCTATTGTAGAAGTGCGTGCCAGAAGCAATGATCAAATTATACCTATTGCCGAAACAATAACTCCTAAAAAAATAAAGCTTTTGGTCAGTGCAGCGGATCAGTACATTACTGAAAATGACTTGGATATAGAGGTTCGTTTTGACGTAATAACTATCTTAAAAAATCGAAAAATATTTAAAATTGAACATTTAGAAAGTGCTTTTTATCATTTTTAA
- a CDS encoding aspartate kinase codes for MKTISSVVEQYIKKKPFLQSALAQGIINLTSLSRIVKPEIENELGKDIRNGAIVMALKRLSDDLEFRATHKIIKVLKNIGEITVRSSLTDFTFLVSESILENQTQLLEEVNKNKDVFYTSSRGVNELNIVVSNSLDGTVEELFKNEKCTQKAMHLSSITVKLPAENVSVPGIYYFIFQRLAWEGIVLYEVISTTNEFTILVDDKQVDVAFKTIKDLKTL; via the coding sequence ATGAAAACGATTTCGTCCGTAGTCGAACAGTACATTAAAAAGAAGCCTTTTTTGCAAAGTGCACTAGCACAAGGTATTATTAATTTAACTTCACTTTCTAGAATTGTAAAGCCTGAAATTGAAAATGAATTAGGAAAGGACATTCGCAATGGGGCAATTGTAATGGCCTTAAAACGCCTTTCGGATGATTTAGAGTTTAGGGCTACTCATAAGATTATTAAGGTTTTAAAGAATATTGGAGAGATAACTGTACGTTCATCACTCACAGATTTTACTTTTTTGGTTTCGGAGTCTATTTTAGAAAATCAAACACAACTACTTGAAGAGGTAAATAAGAACAAAGATGTTTTTTATACGTCTTCACGTGGAGTAAATGAATTGAATATTGTTGTTAGCAATAGTCTAGATGGTACGGTAGAGGAGCTTTTTAAGAATGAAAAGTGTACGCAAAAAGCAATGCATTTATCATCTATAACGGTAAAACTTCCTGCAGAAAACGTATCGGTTCCAGGCATTTATTACTTTATTTTTCAGCGTTTAGCTTGGGAAGGAATTGTGCTTTATGAGGTGATTTCAACAACTAACGAGTTTACCATCCTTGTAGATGATAAGCAGGTAGATGTTGCTTTTAAGACCATAAAAGATTTGAAAACCCTTTAA
- a CDS encoding DUF1800 domain-containing protein — MEYFVNCNTAPLALYTNPLDRTTAAHLYRRLGFSASVETIDQAVGSTAETIVSALISQAMSAPVIPAPEWADWNGSNYPEDDTLRNQLKRTQEDDFSLAYGKSMLNNNLRDRMSFFWSNHFVTELDIYECTPFLYHYINCLQRNALGNFKTFVSEIGLTDAMLYYLDGVYNNGHNPNENYARELYELFTLGEGNNYTEEDIIETARALSGYVERGELGCEHVTFDAEKHDTDSKTILGQTGNWGYDDVINILFEQRSEEIAEFICRKLYEFFVHPDSKDNAGNAQVIISGMASIFVANDFEIAPVLSELFKSQHFFDDEAIGVIIKSPFDFYFNLLKESSFSYDDTTIASLINYSGLLSQRMFDPFDVAGWQRNRSWINTNFMIGRWLTIETILDDFFNANEDQFRNFGLSLVSLSEGNGSNPDVIAKAIIDFILPKGLLNDSEYDKAYVIFRSDVQEQYYEGGSTPTWSLQTSMEGPTQVYLLLQYLARQPEFQLK; from the coding sequence ATGGAATATTTTGTTAACTGTAATACAGCGCCGTTGGCACTGTATACCAACCCCTTAGACAGAACTACGGCGGCTCACCTGTACAGAAGACTTGGGTTTAGTGCCTCCGTTGAAACTATAGATCAAGCTGTTGGTTCTACGGCAGAAACTATAGTAAGCGCTCTTATATCGCAAGCTATGAGTGCTCCTGTCATACCTGCACCGGAATGGGCAGATTGGAACGGTAGCAATTATCCTGAAGATGACACGCTACGCAATCAGTTAAAACGCACCCAGGAAGACGACTTTAGTTTAGCCTATGGCAAAAGTATGCTAAACAACAACCTCCGGGACCGAATGAGTTTCTTTTGGAGCAATCATTTTGTTACAGAACTAGATATTTACGAATGTACCCCATTTCTTTATCATTACATTAATTGTCTACAACGCAACGCATTAGGAAATTTTAAAACCTTTGTGAGCGAAATTGGCCTTACCGACGCCATGCTCTACTACCTAGATGGTGTTTACAATAACGGCCACAACCCTAATGAGAACTACGCACGAGAGCTTTACGAGTTATTTACTTTAGGCGAAGGAAACAATTATACCGAAGAAGATATTATAGAAACCGCACGTGCCCTTTCCGGATATGTTGAACGTGGCGAATTAGGTTGCGAACATGTAACTTTTGATGCAGAAAAGCACGATACAGATAGTAAAACAATTCTAGGTCAAACAGGGAATTGGGGTTATGATGATGTAATCAATATTCTTTTTGAACAGCGTTCTGAGGAAATAGCAGAATTTATCTGTAGAAAACTATACGAGTTCTTTGTACATCCAGATTCCAAGGACAACGCCGGAAACGCACAGGTAATAATATCTGGTATGGCATCCATATTTGTTGCTAATGATTTTGAGATTGCACCCGTACTTTCCGAATTGTTTAAAAGTCAACATTTTTTTGACGATGAAGCCATTGGTGTAATCATTAAAAGTCCTTTTGATTTCTATTTCAACTTATTAAAAGAAAGTAGTTTTAGTTATGACGATACCACAATTGCAAGTCTTATAAACTATAGCGGACTTTTAAGCCAGCGTATGTTCGACCCTTTTGATGTGGCAGGCTGGCAACGAAACCGTTCTTGGATCAATACCAATTTTATGATTGGCAGGTGGTTAACTATAGAAACCATCTTAGATGATTTTTTTAATGCCAATGAAGATCAATTTAGAAACTTTGGTCTATCGCTTGTAAGCCTAAGTGAAGGCAATGGGAGTAATCCAGATGTAATTGCAAAAGCAATTATTGATTTTATCTTACCCAAAGGTCTACTGAACGATTCAGAATACGATAAAGCATACGTTATTTTCAGAAGTGACGTTCAAGAACAATATTATGAGGGTGGCTCAACCCCAACCTGGAGCTTACAAACCTCTATGGAAGGTCCTACCCAAGTATACCTACTCTTACAATATCTAGCAAGACAACCAGAATTTCAACTAAAGTAA
- a CDS encoding CocE/NonD family hydrolase yields the protein MKYRFLLVLLVVMSALSLQAQNADSLYFRQHYDLKEYRIPMRDGAELFTAVYTPKDKSKNYPILLNRTCYNASKYSNYNYSSYPSKYLIEDGYILAFQDVRGRYMSDGEFDNMRPNIPGNNKKNKKDIDESSDTYDTIDWMIKKIKGNNGRVGMYGISYPGHYTAAGMIDAHPALKASSPQAPIADFFFDDFHHQGAYLESYSAAFAVFGYQKDSLTRDSWYMDKLMRFYGNPAPDAYDFFLKLGPLKNITKNYHHDNFFWNQIVDHPNYDEFWQKRNILPHLKNINHAVMTVGGWFDAEDLYGPLNIYKTVEATSPKAKNSIVMGPWDHGGWAREKGKTVHNHIYFGDSISSFYLKNIERKFFAHHLKEDGPDTLPEAYMFDTGIKKWETFDAWPPKEIEPISLYFGQNGQLSINKPIDEKAVFEYTSDPQKPVPYTSQVEGLTFTPRRYMSDDQREASRRPDVLTFETEPLKDNRVLAGEIMAKLKVAMTGTDGDFIVKLVDVYPDDHESYEHNPDNIIMGGYQQLVRAEVFRGRFRNSFEKPEPFVPGEPSDVNFRLQDILHTFKKGHRIMIQIHSTWFPYIDRNPQKYVDNIYKADEEDFIKSTIQVFGSSSVEVGGTQDCCAPEPFRSTSENVIKD from the coding sequence ATGAAATATAGGTTTTTACTAGTCCTCCTTGTAGTCATGAGTGCTTTGTCTTTACAAGCACAAAATGCAGATTCACTTTACTTTAGACAACATTACGATTTAAAAGAATATCGCATTCCTATGCGTGATGGCGCTGAACTTTTTACAGCCGTTTACACTCCAAAGGACAAGTCTAAAAACTATCCGATTTTACTGAATCGTACATGTTACAATGCTAGTAAATACTCTAATTATAACTACAGTAGCTATCCATCAAAGTATTTGATTGAAGATGGCTATATCTTGGCTTTTCAAGATGTTCGTGGAAGATATATGTCCGACGGTGAATTTGATAATATGCGTCCCAACATCCCCGGAAATAACAAAAAAAATAAAAAAGATATTGACGAAAGTTCAGACACCTATGACACCATAGACTGGATGATAAAGAAAATAAAAGGGAATAATGGTCGCGTGGGAATGTATGGTATTTCCTATCCAGGACATTATACCGCGGCGGGTATGATAGATGCGCACCCTGCATTAAAAGCGTCTTCTCCTCAGGCACCCATTGCCGATTTTTTCTTTGATGATTTTCACCATCAAGGGGCGTACTTAGAAAGTTATAGTGCTGCTTTCGCTGTTTTCGGCTACCAAAAAGATAGTCTTACTAGAGATTCATGGTATATGGATAAGTTGATGCGCTTTTACGGAAATCCTGCTCCAGATGCCTATGATTTCTTTTTAAAACTTGGGCCTCTAAAGAACATAACTAAAAACTATCATCACGATAACTTTTTCTGGAACCAAATTGTAGACCACCCTAACTATGATGAATTTTGGCAAAAGAGAAACATTCTTCCGCATTTAAAAAATATTAACCATGCAGTCATGACCGTTGGTGGTTGGTTTGATGCCGAAGACCTCTACGGCCCATTAAATATTTATAAAACAGTTGAAGCCACAAGTCCAAAAGCCAAGAACAGTATTGTTATGGGGCCTTGGGACCATGGTGGATGGGCACGTGAAAAAGGTAAAACCGTTCATAACCATATTTATTTTGGAGATAGCATTTCATCTTTCTACTTAAAAAACATTGAGCGTAAGTTCTTCGCCCACCATTTAAAAGAAGATGGTCCAGACACGCTTCCAGAAGCCTATATGTTTGATACAGGTATTAAAAAATGGGAGACTTTTGATGCATGGCCTCCTAAAGAAATTGAACCTATAAGCCTTTATTTTGGTCAAAACGGACAATTGAGCATCAATAAACCCATTGATGAAAAAGCTGTGTTTGAATATACCAGTGACCCACAAAAACCTGTTCCATACACTTCGCAAGTAGAGGGATTGACTTTCACTCCTAGAAGATATATGTCCGATGACCAGCGAGAAGCTTCCAGACGTCCAGATGTATTAACTTTTGAAACCGAACCTCTTAAAGACAATAGAGTTTTAGCCGGCGAAATAATGGCAAAACTTAAAGTTGCCATGACAGGAACAGACGGAGATTTTATTGTAAAACTAGTTGATGTTTACCCAGATGACCATGAGAGTTATGAGCATAACCCTGATAACATTATTATGGGTGGTTACCAGCAACTTGTTCGTGCCGAAGTTTTTAGAGGCCGTTTTAGAAACAGTTTTGAAAAACCAGAGCCTTTTGTTCCTGGTGAACCAAGCGATGTGAATTTTAGATTACAAGACATACTACACACGTTTAAAAAGGGTCACCGCATTATGATTCAAATTCATAGCACATGGTTTCCGTATATTGATAGAAACCCGCAGAAGTATGTAGACAACATCTATAAAGCCGATGAAGAAGATTTTATTAAATCTACCATTCAGGTTTTTGGCTCTTCATCTGTAGAAGTGGGTGGAACGCAAGATTGCTGTGCTCCTGAACCATTTCGTTCTACAAGTGAAAATGTCATAAAAGATTAG
- a CDS encoding TlpA family protein disulfide reductase, producing MKKILVVFTLLFAFFAQAQYSISGTFTPASNYKYLLAYKLKPGSQSFVANTTIKDGKFTLQIPENAQTGMYRLVYAVPQDEFYFDVIYSGKEDVVLAFDTAKGVSFSSSKENKIMTSYFQSIGSLVEQLVNFYIEGNSDKNEFRNCTDQLRTTQEAYEKQSENLMVQNFILANRPYIPSKYEAVHDYITHKKEHYFDHLKVDNNVLQASDFLTDKLKNYVFTALPAEPVSSEETEKIIQNNIKKVNTKLAPAVDAYKFDVFYKLWKMSTSGGLNTTTDFIYDTYLKSLASASSDPNKAQELASQHRLRIGAKAPELEWKTGSVQKKLSSLQGAENYLLVFWSSTCSHCLKELPALHKELKAYSSVKVIAVGLEDDTATWLPESSKLPNFEHAIALGRWESKYAQTYDIHKTPTYFLLDSDKRIIAKPESDKEVVELLKK from the coding sequence ATGAAAAAAATTCTAGTCGTATTCACCCTGCTTTTTGCATTTTTTGCACAGGCACAATATAGCATTTCCGGTACTTTTACGCCTGCCAGCAATTACAAGTATTTATTGGCTTATAAACTAAAGCCGGGTTCACAGTCTTTTGTGGCGAACACCACGATTAAAGATGGAAAATTCACATTGCAAATACCGGAAAATGCCCAAACAGGTATGTACCGTTTAGTATACGCTGTTCCTCAAGATGAGTTCTATTTTGATGTCATTTACAGCGGAAAAGAAGATGTTGTATTAGCTTTTGACACCGCAAAAGGAGTTTCATTTAGCTCCTCTAAGGAGAACAAAATAATGACATCTTATTTTCAATCCATAGGTTCCTTGGTAGAGCAACTGGTTAATTTTTATATCGAAGGAAACTCGGATAAAAATGAATTTAGAAATTGTACTGACCAGCTAAGGACGACCCAGGAAGCATATGAAAAGCAGTCAGAAAACCTGATGGTCCAAAATTTTATCTTAGCGAATAGACCTTATATTCCGTCTAAATATGAAGCGGTTCACGATTACATTACCCATAAAAAAGAACACTATTTTGACCATCTAAAGGTTGATAATAACGTTTTACAAGCTTCCGACTTTTTAACGGATAAGCTAAAGAATTATGTATTTACAGCATTACCAGCAGAACCGGTGTCCTCTGAAGAAACAGAAAAAATTATTCAAAACAACATTAAGAAGGTAAACACAAAACTTGCTCCAGCAGTAGACGCTTATAAATTTGATGTCTTTTATAAATTATGGAAAATGAGTACTAGTGGTGGATTGAACACAACTACGGATTTCATTTATGATACCTATTTAAAATCTCTTGCATCTGCATCTAGTGACCCTAATAAAGCACAAGAATTAGCCTCTCAACATCGTTTGCGCATTGGAGCCAAAGCTCCTGAGTTAGAGTGGAAAACCGGAAGCGTTCAAAAAAAATTAAGCTCATTGCAAGGTGCAGAAAACTACCTTCTTGTTTTCTGGAGCAGTACTTGTTCTCATTGCTTAAAAGAGCTTCCTGCACTACATAAAGAACTAAAAGCTTACTCTTCTGTAAAAGTAATTGCGGTGGGCCTAGAAGATGACACCGCCACATGGCTACCAGAATCTAGTAAACTACCTAATTTTGAACACGCCATTGCACTAGGAAGATGGGAAAGTAAGTATGCCCAAACCTACGATATACACAAGACCCCAACATATTTTCTATTAGATTCTGACAAGCGAATCATAGCTAAGCCAGAAAGTGATAAAGAAGTTGTAGAGCTACTGAAAAAGTAG